The DNA window AACCATTTTCTTCTGGGCAGCTCTTCTGGGGAACATGATCCATTGAGAATTCCAGTTGATTTGGCCCATGCGCTGCGGAGTAGTTACCAGAGGACACAATATTTGTCCGATGCACTATGGAACCGTTGGTTGAAGGAATACTTTCCTACATTGAACAGAAGATCCAAATGGTTCACCGATATGAAACCAGTAAAAATTGGTGATCTGGTTTACGTAACCGAAGGCAACAGACGTTCATGGCTCCGTGGAAAAGTGGAACAGGTGATCCTAGGAAGTGATGGCAGAGTGCGGCAAGCGATCGTCAGAACAGCTGGCGGCAGAGCACTCAAACGACCAGTCGTCAAGTTAGCAGTTTTGGAAGTAGCTGGAGGTGAACCCTGTGATGAACACATAGACCCTCACCATGGTTCACGGGGTGGGGGATGTTCCGGCAGCACTGCTCCACACGCCGCCGACAGTGAAAGGAGATCAACATGACAGCAGACGACGTCAAATTAAAGAACGTTAATCGATAACACGAGGAGTGGAATGTGTATTGCTAATAGAGGACGGAAAATTTATATCGTATATTCGCTTTGAAAATTTGTGCACTCAGACTTCATATGAAGTGAACGATATTCCTAGTGACTAGTTCAAGTCATTAAGAAGTCGAAAATTATATAATACGTGGAATATTATGAGATGGTAATAAGTGAGAGTTGTTATATTGCGAATTAGGTTAGAACGCTGTTAGCTAATTATGACATCATCACTTAGATATTCGATTGCATTGAAAGTTACGTTGCACAAAGGCAGGTGCAACCTTCAGGGCCATCGGACAGGTATCCAATAGCCGGTCCAGTCAAGGTAATATTTGAGAAGAAGAGCTATACTTAACTTTCCTTTGAAGATGACGTAGGACTACTCTTACGCCTTCATAACTGATAACGCCGAAATTATTGTGTTCATTAATAGGCATCTGAAAAGACCGCGATTGTAGCGACACTTAGGTTCGGAAAAACGGGGACAATCAGGGAAGGACCAAATGTAAGATTGATTAGCACATACCCcaagaattataaataaaagtATGAATTTTTTCTAGCTTTGAGATGCACGTAAAAAAAGCTGCTACAAGGAATCTTCATTCAACCTGTATCCGAACAGATTCTAAAGCCATATCCGTACTCGTGAAGATTATTTCATTTCGTGCGACAATACGTTTTTTTTGAGgcaatttatcaaaaaaaaaacacgttccaaaaataactcatttcatgcaaaaaaaaaaaagaaattcgtTCAATAATCAAACCCTcatattttcttaattttcagcaaaaaaaatcggaacTAGTATATCACGTGAAAGAATAGGATTTAATCTATAAGaggaatcgacattttcatGAAATGTCAAGCGCCATTCAATTGCCAACTATTTCTAAGAGTGTTTATAATTATCGGAATGGTCTATATTTACATATGTTTGAACGTAATAATAAACAATTTTAATCGGGCGCTTTCGAACTTTCGTTCTCCTAACTCAATGCACGTCCGCACGTGCACGCGCCCCAAAACAGATAACACGCCAAAAGAACTACTTAAGCCTCTGGATGAGCCACCCGAGGGCACACAACTGAACAGCAACGCAGTTGGTCTAATCGGTGTTATATTAAAATGAATCGTCTGCATTCAATGGTCGCAATCGCGTTGTTCGCCTTACTTGGCGGCGTATTCGCCCGACATGACGCTGCGTTCAAAACGTTCAGCTCGACCAGCAACGAGTGCGCCAAATATCTGCACAACGATGGCAGTGGCGACTGCAATATTCACTGCGTGGGAGTGGCCGCGCATGTCTGGAACGACACGGTGGCCAAGTTCACACCGAATTACGCCAACTTCTTCGTTCCGGATGCGGAAGACAAATGCTACGAGAACCGTACCGATCGTTGCTTGGTGCATGTTGCCAGCACGGTTCCAGTTTTCGACAAGTGCGCTCGGGCCAATCAACTTGGGCAGTGCTACGTCGACCAGTACGGAGAGCTGCAAACCAACGTGCAGCAGTATGTCCCAAAGACCGACGTGCAGTACACCAGAGTTTTCCTGCAGTGCGCCTCCATCTTGGGTCTATCGAACCAGGACCTACAGGCCATGGTCGACCAAGGAGCTTACAAAGCTCCGGGATCCGCCTGCCTGCTGCGGTGCACATTGATCCGTATGGGACTGTACAGTGACAGCGCGGGAATAGACTTGCCTCTGGCCAGTCGGCAGTGCGGTCTGTACAACGCAACCGAAGACATCGGTAAGTGCCAAGCCAGGGTACAGGAAGAGGAATGCGACAAGTGCAAGCGGGCCCTTCGAATCGCAGATGAATGCCTCGGAATGCACTTCCATGTAAAACCGCTGGGAGAAACCTTCGCCGTGGAGCTGTATTCGTTCTATGCGTTCTGCAAGCGTTGCTTTACTGACTACGGACCTTTCTGGGAACTCGCCTGCCCCGCGTGTGTCTTTTACATTTACTATATTTGAAACTATTCGAGTTCGATGGGTAGCTCCAGCGGTGGCACTATCGTGCGATACTGGTTAAGCAGTTGctgaaagttaattaaatatgtgTTCTGTTTGCTGTCGATATTCATTTTAAATTGTAAATgcgtttttatttatataactCTTTAACCgagcaaataaaaaaagttttcaaattatttCGTAATGATAAGTGCGATTTAGAGAACTAAATAGTCACCTTAATTCGGGAAAAATCGATCATTTCCAGAAATAAGTGTagttgttcaaatattacgttacgcgaaaaatgttgtttttaagaacccccACCCCCTTGTAACAATCCGTAACAATTTTCAGAACCACTCCCATCACTATGCGTAAAGCataacaaaagaaaaagatCTTAATTTTGGTAGAATTTATAGGAGGGTGCAATAATAATTATCTATTGTATATTTCATGCTTTTTTGgagataata is part of the Armigeres subalbatus isolate Guangzhou_Male unplaced genomic scaffold, GZ_Asu_2 Contig701, whole genome shotgun sequence genome and encodes:
- the LOC134204567 gene encoding general odorant-binding protein 45-like; this encodes MNRLHSMVAIALFALLGGVFARHDAAFKTFSSTSNECAKYLHNDGSGDCNIHCVGVAAHVWNDTVAKFTPNYANFFVPDAEDKCYENRTDRCLVHVASTVPVFDKCARANQLGQCYVDQYGELQTNVQQYVPKTDVQYTRVFLQCASILGLSNQDLQAMVDQGAYKAPGSACLLRCTLIRMGLYSDSAGIDLPLASRQCGLYNATEDIGKCQARVQEEECDKCKRALRIADECLGMHFHVKPLGETFAVELYSFYAFCKRCFTDYGPFWELACPACVFYIYYI